From one Malus sylvestris chromosome 1, drMalSylv7.2, whole genome shotgun sequence genomic stretch:
- the LOC126630947 gene encoding delta(8)-fatty-acid desaturase 1-like: MEGEKKYITVEQLKLHNKPSDLWISIQGKVYNITDWAKDHPGGDAILFNMSGQDVTDGFIAYHPPSAWKYLGKFFTGYHLKDFEISEVSKDYRKLASEFNQLGLFENKGHVALYSVISILVMLYLVVYGVLKSESVLVHFGCGCLLGVLWVQGAYIGHDSGHYQVMSSRRYNKMAQFLAGNCLTGISIAWWKWTHNAHHIACNSLDYDPDLQHMPVFAVSTKFFHSITSTFYGRELTFDAVARFLVSHQHFTYYPIMIVGRVNLFIQTFLLLFSKRSIPDRALNIMGILVFWTWFPLLVSCLPNWRERFMFVLASFAVTALQHIQFTLNHFTGDTYLGPPTGNDWFEKQTAGTVDISCSSWMDWFYGGLQFQLEHHLFPRLPRSQLRKISPTVKELCKKHNLPYKSLSFLDANVATIRLLRNAAQQAWDMALPVPKNLAWEAVNTHG; this comes from the coding sequence ATGGAGGGTGAGAAGAAGTACATTACTGTCGAGCAGCTGAAGCTGCACAACAAGCCTTCGGATTTGTGGATCTCTATCCAGGGCAAGGTTTACAATATCACTGATTGGGCCAAAGATCACCCGGGTGGGGATGCCATTCTCTTCAATATGTCCGGCCAGGACGTCACTGATGGATTCATTGCCTACCATCCTCCGTCCGCATGGAAGTACCTGGGGAAGTTCTTCACTGGGTACCATCTGAAAGATTTCGAGATCTCGGAGGTCTCCAAGGATTACAGGAAGCTTGCTTCCGAGTTTAACCAGCTCGGTTTGTTTGAAAACAAAGGGCATGTGGCTCTTTACTCTGTGATTAGTATTCTGGTTATGCTTTACCTTGTTGTGTATGGTGTGTTGAAGTCTGAGAGTGTGTTGGTTCATTTTGGTTGCGGTTGTTTGTTGGGGGTCCTCTGGGTTCAGGGTGCCTATATAGGGCATGACTCTGGGCATTACCAGGTTATGTCGAGCCGCAGGTACAACAAAATGGCACAATTTCTGGCCGGAAATTGCCTGACTGGGATCAGCATTGCTTGGTGGAAATGGACTCACAATGCCCACCACATTGCCTGCAACAGCCTTGACTATGATCCCGATCTTCAGCACATGCCGGTGTTTGCTGTGTCCACGAAATTCTTTCATTCAATAACGTCAACCTTTTATGGAAGAGAGCTGACATTTGATGCTGTGGCTAGATTTTTAGTCAGCCACCAGCATTTTACATATTACCCGATCATGATTGTTGGAAGGGTTAACTTGTTTATTCAGACGTTCTTGCTACTGTTCTCCAAGAGAAGCATCCCAGATAGAGCTTTGAACATAATGGGAATCCTTGTTTTCTGGACTTGGTTTCCTCTCCTTGTTTCGTGTCTGCCTAATTGGAGGGAGAGGTTTATGTTTGTGTTGGCGAGCTTTGCAGTGACAGCACTTCAGCACATTCAGTTCACTTTGAACCATTTCACAGGAGATACTTATCTTGGACCACCAACTGGGAACGATTGGTTCGAGAAGCAGACAGCTGGTACTGTGGATATTTCGTGCTCGAGTTGGATGGACTGGTTCTATGGTGGCCTGCAGTTTCAACTTGAGCATCATTTGTTCCCCCGATTACCCCGTTCCCAGCTGAGGAAGATTTCTCCCACTGTGAAGGAACTATGCAAGAAGCACAATTTGCCTTACAAGAGTTTGTCCTTCTTGGATGCCAATGTGGCCACCATTAGGCTGCTAAGGAATGCTGCCCAGCAGGCTTGGGACATGGCCCTTCCCGTCCCGAAGAACTTGGCCTGGGAAGCTGTTAATACCCATGGCTGA
- the LOC126630962 gene encoding delta(8)-fatty-acid desaturase 2-like, with the protein MEVEKKYISVEELKKHNKPGDLWISIQGKVYNVSDWTKDHPGGDTILYNLGGLDVTDAFIAYHPRTAWQYLKKFSTGIYLKDFEVSEVSKDYRRMATEFSKAGLFEKKGHGALCSITIISIMFCLSVYGVLKSDSVLVHLMSGMLLGMLWIEGAYVGHDCGHYQVMPSQLCNNIAQIVAGNCLTGISIAWWKWTHNAHHIACNSLDYDPDLQHIPVFAVSTKFFNSITSIFYGRVLTFDPLARFLVSYQHFTYYPVMMVGRVNLFIQTFLLLCSRRDVPNRGLNIMGILVFWTWFPLLVSCLPNWSERVMFVLAAFAVTSLQHIQFTLNHFSGDTYLGAPNGNDWFEKQAAGTVDISCSTKMDWFFGGLQFQLEHHLFPRMPRGQLRKIAPTVKELCKKHNLPYRSLSFWEANKATLRTLRTAAVQARDLSNPVPKNLVWEALNTHG; encoded by the coding sequence ATGGAGGTGGAGAAGAAGTATATTTCTGTAGAGGAGTTGAAGAAACACAACAAGCCTGGAGATTTATGGATCTCTATCCAGGGCAAGGTCTACAATGTCTCCGATTGGACGAAAGATCACCCCGGCGGCGATACCATTCTGTACAATCTGGGTGGCCTGGATGTTACAGACGCGTTCATCGCTTACCATCCCCGCACTGCATGGCAGTACCTCAAGAAATTCTCCACCGGAATTTATCTCAAAGATTTCGAGGTCTCCGAAGTGTCGAAAGATTACAGAAGAATGGCAACGGAGTTTTCGAAGGCGGGTTTGTTCGAGAAGAAGGGGCACGGCGCTCTGTGCTCGATCACCATCATTTCAATCATGTTCTGCCTCTCCGTGTACGGAGTTTTGAAGTCCGACAGCGTTTTGGTGCATTTGATGAGCGGGATGCTTCTGGGGATGTTGTGGATAGAGGGAGCTTACGTCGGACATGATTGCGGGCATTACCAGGTAATGCCAAGCCAACTGTGCAACAACATTGCCCAGATTGTTGCCGGTAATTGCCTTACGGGAATCAGCATCGCCTGGTGGAAGTGGACTCATAATGCCCACCACATTGCCTGCAACAGCCTCGATTACGACCCGGATCTCCAGCACATTCCGGTTTTCGCCGTCTCCACTAAGTTTTTCAATTCGATCACCTCGATTTTTTACGGGAGAGTTTTGACATTTGATCCTCTGGCTAGGTTTTTGGTCAGCTACCAGCACTTTACATATTATCCGGTTATGATGGTGGGGAGGGTTAATTTGTTCATCCAGACATTCTTGCTCTTGTGTTCGAGGCGGGATGTCCCAAACAGAGGATTGAACATCATGGGAATCCTAGTTTTCTGGACATGGTTTCCTCTCCTCGTTTCGTGTTTGCCCAACTGGAGTGAGAGGGTTATGTTTGTGCTGGCAGCATTTGCAGTGACATCCCTCCAGCACATCCAATTCACATTGAATCATTTCTCCGGCGACACCTATCTCGGTGCCCCCAATGGCAATGACTGGTTCGAGAAGCAAGCCGCGGGGACTGTCGATATCTCCTGCTCAACTAAGATGGATTGGTTCTTCGGCGGGCTGCAGTTCCAGCTCGAACATCATTTGTTTCCGCGAATGCCTCGCGGACAACTGAGGAAGATTGCTCCTACTGTGAAGGAGTTGTGCAAGAAGCACAATTTGCCATACAGGAGCTTGTCCTTCTGGGAGGCCAATAAGGCCACACTCAGGACTCTAAGGACTGCCGCCGTCCAGGCTAGAGACCTGTCGAATCCAGTCCCGAAGAACTTGGTCTGGGAAGCTTTGAACACTCATGGCTGA